Genomic window (uncultured Methanobrevibacter sp.):
CTGTCTGAAAATGCGTAATCGAGTTTTGTGTATTGGTTCATGAATTCAGCTACTTCATCAGCAATGTCTTCCTTATCTACAGCCACACGTTTAATGAATTCAGCAACTTCATCCATTTCTTTTTCTTTTAAACCTCTTCTGGTAATTTCCTGAGTACCTATTCTAATACCTGACGGATTGTCGGAGTTGTCCCTGTCATCTCCAGGAAGGAGGTTTTTGTTTAAGATTACGTTATTGTCTGCCAATTCTTTTGCAATGTCGGAAGCTGATCTGATATCGGATAAGTTTACAGCAATTTGGTGGGATTGTGTGAATCCTAAGTCTTCACATAATACGTTGAATCCTCTTTCATACATTGCCTGACCTAATGCCTGTGCATTTTTAATGATTTGTTTTGCGTAAGCTTCACCGAATTCCAACATTTCTGCAGTTGCAATACCTAAACCAAGCAAGTGGTGTAAATGGTGGTTACTTACAACACCAGGGAATACTGCCTTATCAATGATTTCCTCATTTTCTTTGTGTGAGAGAATAATTCCTCCTTGAGGGCCAGGGAATGTCTTGTGGGTACTTCCCATCATCAAGTCTGCCCCTTCTTTTAAAGGTTGCTGGAATTGTCCTCCAGCAATAAGACCTAAAACGTGAGCTCCGTCATACATTATAGTAGCTCCAACTTCATCAGCAGCTTCACGAGCTTCCTTAATAGGATGAGGGAATAAGAATAAGCTTCCACCGAATAAAACGATTTTTGGTTTTTCTTCCAATATCTTTTTGTTCATTGCATCGATGTCAATGTTCATGATATTGTGATCTAAAGGATGGAAAACAGTTTTTAGACCATGAATACCTGCAGCACTTACATCAGCGTGAGAAATGTGTCCTCCTGATGGAACTTCCAAAGCCATTACTTTATCTCCAGGTTTTGAAAATCCAAAGAAAGCTGCAAGATTTGCTGTTACTCCTGAAACTGGTTGAACATTTGCATAATCACAGTCATAGACTTCACAAGAAAGTTTTTTGGTTTTATCTTCAATCAAATCAATGTATTGACATCCTTCGTAAAATCTTTCAAATGCTTGTCCTTCAGCATATCTGTGAGCAAAATCAGTTGCAACAGCCTCAGTTACTTCCAAACTAGTTACATTTTCAGAAGCAATCATATTAATACTGTTTCTCATATATTCAGTATGTTCTTTTGCAATTTTTTCAAAGTTTAAAATTTCGTCATGATAATTAGCCATTTACTACACCTAATATCCAATTAAATATTTATGATTTAATTTTTGTTTATCTTCTAATATAAGAGTTATGAAAATCAGCTATATTTCAAACTTATTTTTAATACCGAAATAACATACACTATCATGACAAATGCAATGATTAAAAATAGGAATCCACCAATAAATATGGACATTACGCCAAAGCCATCTACCATAAATCCGCCTATTGCTATACCAATAGCTATTCCACCATTTAAAACACTTAAAAATATTCCGTTTGCAAGTTCGGGACTTTTAGGCAGTAATGATGTTTCAATATACTGGATAAGATTATATCCCATTCCGTCAAGAATTCCAAAAATCAATATTAATGCCAAAACTGCTATCAAATAATTTGAAAAGAAATACAATAATGCAAATACCAAGGCACATACAATTTGAAAAACAATTAATGTGGCCTTATCCCTAATGACAATTAGTTTTCCTCCAAGCCAGGTTCCAAAAATTGAAAATATTCCATATGTTAACAGAACCATGCTTAATTTGTATGTGTAAATTTGACTAACAGCCTGCAGGAAATATGGAATGTAGTTGTAAACCATGCTTGCACCAATCGGCATCATAACTATTCCTATTGTAGATAATATGAATTCCCTGGATTTCAAACTTGAAAAAGGTACTTCATAGCTTTTCGATTTGCCGGGGATTTTTGGAAAGAATATTAAAATCAAAATCAATGTCAAAAAGTTTATTGCAAAAATCCAAGTCATTGCAGCCTTATATCCCAATATCGTACCGAAACCTGTTGTTATTGGAAGACCTATGATGCTTCCAACAGAAATTCCAAGTAAAATCTTAGTTATATAGTCTTGTTTTTGATTAATTGGGGCAATTTCTTCACAAACTGTCAAGGCCAGTGAAATGAAAGCGGGATATACTA
Coding sequences:
- a CDS encoding MFS transporter is translated as MGTDNMKYNPKLLLYILMLSTFGINTPLSIIGIISQISEYFNTSISISGLYVSSFTFTIALSGLFIPILFSKYERKKTFAFILGVFAISNFIIIFTDNVLIASIFRILSAVVYPAFISLALTVCEEIAPINQKQDYITKILLGISVGSIIGLPITTGFGTILGYKAAMTWIFAINFLTLILILIFFPKIPGKSKSYEVPFSSLKSREFILSTIGIVMMPIGASMVYNYIPYFLQAVSQIYTYKLSMVLLTYGIFSIFGTWLGGKLIVIRDKATLIVFQIVCALVFALLYFFSNYLIAVLALILIFGILDGMGYNLIQYIETSLLPKSPELANGIFLSVLNGGIAIGIAIGGFMVDGFGVMSIFIGGFLFLIIAFVMIVYVISVLKISLKYS
- the glyA gene encoding serine hydroxymethyltransferase encodes the protein MANYHDEILNFEKIAKEHTEYMRNSINMIASENVTSLEVTEAVATDFAHRYAEGQAFERFYEGCQYIDLIEDKTKKLSCEVYDCDYANVQPVSGVTANLAAFFGFSKPGDKVMALEVPSGGHISHADVSAAGIHGLKTVFHPLDHNIMNIDIDAMNKKILEEKPKIVLFGGSLFLFPHPIKEAREAADEVGATIMYDGAHVLGLIAGGQFQQPLKEGADLMMGSTHKTFPGPQGGIILSHKENEEIIDKAVFPGVVSNHHLHHLLGLGIATAEMLEFGEAYAKQIIKNAQALGQAMYERGFNVLCEDLGFTQSHQIAVNLSDIRSASDIAKELADNNVILNKNLLPGDDRDNSDNPSGIRIGTQEITRRGLKEKEMDEVAEFIKRVAVDKEDIADEVAEFMNQYTKLDYAFSDREAYQYHRLD